The following are encoded together in the Carassius auratus strain Wakin chromosome 34, ASM336829v1, whole genome shotgun sequence genome:
- the LOC113053546 gene encoding ATP synthase F(0) complex subunit C3, mitochondrial-like: MLSCANFSSTRALVRAASRSLYRPVSSAVLSRPEVKPEVSAAVLPQVTLRSLQTSAVSRDIDTAAKFIGAGAATVGVAGSGAGIGTVFGSLIIGYARNPSLKQQLFSYAILGFALSEAMGLFCLMVAFLILFAM; this comes from the exons ATGCTCAGCTGTGCGAATTTCTCCTCCACGCGCGCCCTG GTGCGTGCGGCCTCCAGGTCCCTGTACAGGCCAGTTTCTTCCGCTGTGCTTTCCAGACCAGAGGTCAAACCAGAG GTCAGTGCTGCTGTCCTGCCTCAGGTGACCCTCAGGAGTCTCCAGACCAGCGCTGTGAGCCGTGACATTGACACTGCTGCCAAGTTCATCGGAGCGGGAGCTGCCACTGTGGGAGTAGCTGGATCCGGTGCTGGGATCGGAACCGTGTTCGGGAGCCTTATCATTGGATATGCCAG GAACCCATCTCTAAAGCAGCAGCTCTTCTCTTACGCCATCCTGGGCTTCGCTCTGTCTGAAGCCATGGGGCTCTTCTGTTTGATGGTTGCTTTCTTGATCTTGTTCGCCATGTGA